Genomic DNA from Candidatus Kapaibacterium sp.:
TGTACCGGTGCCGGCGCTGTTACGGGTGTGGAGTGATCCGACTACGGAGGGGTTAGCGCAGGCGGCGTACGTGTACGAGAGTCGTGGGGCGGGGGTGATGGACTCGATAGCAGGGGTTGGGACGGCGGCATTGGGATGGAATGTGGCGTACTACGGGATTGAGTGGCGGCACTGGGGGCAGGTGGACAGGGTGTTGCGGGCGACGATAGATTTCCTGCGGCGCAATGGAGGTGGGGTAGTGGAGCAGGAGGTGCAGGGGCCGGAGGTGCCGGTCAGTGGTGGTGGGTTGTGGATGCGAGTGAGGCCGACGGTTGCGGAGGAGGGGGTATGGGTGGAGTATGGAGGAGGGCATGGTGGGGTGGTAGTAGAGGTGTATGATGGACTCGGTCGGCGGGTGTGGAGTGGGGCAGGAGGGGAGAAGGAGGGGCAGGTGTGGGTAAGGACAGCGGAGTTGGGCGGTGGGGTGTATATGGTAGTGGTACGGGATGGGCGAGAGGTGAAGGTAGAGCAGGTGCGGGTAGTGAGGTAGGAGTGAGGGAGAGCGTCACCGGCGCAGTCCCGAAAGGACTGCCGCCGGTTTCTGTTTTAGGAGGAGGGTAGGACGGGAGGCTTAATTCACGCGCTCTTCCTCTCGCGGTTCGTGATCGGGGCAGAGAATCCGAAGGTCCGGGATATCCAGTGGTATCTCCAGGAAGCTACAGAAGTAAGCTGGTTGCCGTTCTCGGTGTTCGGTGGATAGCCTTCGGAGGAAGCGGCAAGTCAGACACGTCCGGGCGCTCCGGAGGACTCCCTCTGCATAGGCGGCAGCGATTGTTTGGAGCAATAGGTGGAGGAGTTGCACCTCCTGGTTAGCGGAGAGGTGTGAGAGGACTTTCTCAAAGCGCCGGACCTGGCGCTGCCACAGCCGGTGGGCAGTGGCCCTACCTTTCGCTGTCAGCACAACGGCGACAGCACGGCGATCATCTTCACGCTGTAGTTTCTGCAGCAGTCCCTTGCGCTGGAGGGATGTCACGGAGTCGCTAATAGTTGGCTGTGTCAAGTCTAATTCCTCTGCTAGCTCCGTGACGCTATAGAGCCGGCCTGGCTGTAGGTAGCATTGCAGTAGGATTTGGGCTTGCGTTATGCTGATGTCTTCACCTAGGGCATCAGCTAAGAGCACGCTGCGGAGGACCCGTCCGAGGCGTTCTAAAGCAGCAATCACTTTTGAGCCAAGTGTCATCACGGGGCTATGCTGTGACTACCGCACGCAAAGTTATGCGGACGGCAGCAGCAAACTACAAGACGAGCACGAAATTTCCGTTATTGCAACAACTCACAACCACAAAGCGCCAGCCTGCGCCTAGCACCACTCTCAGCAGCCGTACTACTCGCCCCTACGCGCAGCTGCAGAGCCGCATGCACTCCCATATCACGGCTTAGTCCCTTTGGAGCTTAGTCTCTTCCGCGGCTTAGGTCTCTACGGTCGCCACTGGCTAAAGACGTAGTCTCGGTGAGCTTGGCCAGCGTGGCAGTTATGGCAGGCGGTCTTCATGTCGGTAACAATCTGCCGTTTGGGATCTCCTTCAGCAAAGGCTGCATAACCCCAGCCTCCGGTTTCGCGGAAGCGCTTAGAGTTCTTGACCATGACAGCTAAGACCTTTCGCTTGCCTTCCGTTGTGGCATTGTCAGCGGTTGGAGCTTCCAAGAGATCGAAGACCAGAATAGAGCCGTCAGGGAACCTCGTCGCTCCTTTCTGCAAAGCTTCGGCAGCCTTTGGATTAGCGTAGATGTGGTGGATCCCACCGAAGTCGTTATAGAGCGGATGGCCAGGGTGGAGGAGAGCGGTTTTGATGTGCGTCCACGAGCGGTACCCCTGTGGATACGGAATGGTGTTTGCGGGATTCTGCTGGGCAACTGCGAGTACTAAGACAGTACCTACTCCGCACACCGCTGCTAGAATCCCGAGCTTTGAGCAGCGTAGCATCTTGGATCCCGGTTGGATGTTGGACATACCTACATGCGCGTAGTTACATCGGACTCCGATGTATTGGAATCCGATGCAAATATATAGGTCCCGCCTTCTTCCTCAGCCCGAAAGCCTCAACCCAAAAAAAAAGCCCCCACCTCTCTAGCCCCCTTTCCTGTGCCTTCTCAACGCGTGAGTACTTATGGGATTTCGGGTAGGCTGCTCTGCACTTGCTTAGAGTGATTCGGGAAGCTCCGGACCTACTACGAGAGCAGCCTAGCGATGAGGCTGTGGCGCGGCAGTCGGCTCTTCAAGCCAGTCAGCAATGAAGATGTTGAACTCGCCGGGGTAGCGGGCGTTACGGTTAGAGCAGAAAATGAGCTTCTTGCCATCTCGGGTGAACATCGGGAAGCTATCGAAGGAAGCCCCGTAGGTAATGCGGCGCAAACCCGTGCCATCGGTGTTGATGATGTACAGGCTGAAACTGCGTCGAGTCGGGTCGTGGAGATTCGAGCTAAAGATAATCCGCTTGCCGTCTGGGTGGAAGAAAGGGGCGAAGTTCGCGGCGCCGTTGTTGGTAACCTGACGGACGTTCCTTCCATCAGCATCCATGACGAAGATTTCCGTTTGGTGCGGACGCACCACCTGTCGGCGTAGTAAGCGGCGGTACTCTTCCAGTTCAGCGCCTGTAGGGTGGTAAGCACGGTAGACGATCTGGCGTCCATCCCAGCTATAGAAGGCTCCTCCGTCGTAGCCAGGGGTAAAGGTTAAGCGCCGAAGGTCGCTCCCATCCAAATTGCAGGAGTAAAGCTCTAAGTCGCCGTCACGGGCGGAAGTGAAGACAATCCGGTCCCCTTTTGGGGAAACGGTAGCTTCTGCGTCGTAGCCATCGGTGGAAGTTAGGCGTTGTAGGATGCGACCCGTGGAGGTGTCCACGATGACAATGTCGTATGAGGCATACACCGGCCAAACGTAGCCGAGCTCTCGTGAGGGAGGTGGAGGGCAAGCTGTGTCGTTCAGATGGGTCGTAGCGTAGAGTAGGCGTCCATCAGGCAGGAAGTACGCACACGTAGTACGCCCGTGGCCAGGGGAGACTTGCTTCCGGCGCTGTCCAGTGGTGTCCATCAGGAAGATTTGATCGCAGGGGTTATTGAAAGGGCTTGCTTGGAAGCAGATCATGTCCTCGGCGAATGAGAAGTAGGCCTCCGCATGCTTGCCTCCGGTGGTGAGCTGCCGAATGTTGCGGAGGTGGATTTCCCTTGGGTCGCGCAGTGAGTCGGGATCAACAGCAAGGAGGAATATGCTCATGGTAGGGCAGAGTATTGCCACGAATGCTATGAATCGTGCGGTCATGCGAGCTCTTCTTCGGGAGGGAGACTCTCTCCTTCAGAGGGCGAAGAAGGTTCGGGGGCAGTTGATAGCTCTACCTTCCCCTGCCGCCAGAGGTCGGTAATCTGGGCTAGGGAGAGGGTGAGAAAGGTTCCTGTTTCGATGAGTTGCAGCTGGAGCTGCTCTCGGAAGATGTCCAGTTTGACGATCTTTGCTGGTCCGGCTTCTGTGTGGACGGTGGCGTTCAGCGGAGGATAGTGCTGGAGCGCCTCGCGGTAGAAGGAGAGCTCGTAGAGGAGACAGCACTTGAGGCGTCCGCATAGGCCGCTGAGGCGCGGCAGGTTGAAGGGGAGCAACTGAGTACGGACAGCCGTTAATGGGACGGGTCGGCATTCTCGGAGGAACGTAGAACAGCAGAGTTCGCGGCCGCAGGGTCCAAGCCCCCCGAGACGGCGTGTCTCCTCACGTGGTTGGATTTGGCGTAGCTCTATGCGAGTACGGAAACGCTGCGTGAGTAGACGGACATACTTGCGGAAGTCCACACGTTCAGGGGCTGTGAAGTAGAGAGTCAATCGGCGGCGGTCCCACTGCCATTCAGCGTCCGTCAGCTTCATTTGCTCCAGTTCCGGCAGCGTTCGTGCTAAGCGACGGGCTTCCTGGAGAATTTGCAGTTCCTCTTGGCGGTTCCGCTCGTACTGTGCCTGGTCGGTTTCCGTAGCCTTCCGCAGGATGCTGTTGGTCGGTTCAGCGTTGGCGTAGAAGAGGCGTTGCTTCCGCAGGGCAAGGTTACCGAGAGCACTGACGTATCCGGCATCAGTCCCTGTCGGAACTGTTACGAGGACGAGCTCTCTGAGTTGGAGGCGGAGCTGGCGGGGGTTTGCACACAGTAGCTTGCGGTGGCCTTTGAACTCTACCTCCACTACTGGCGATGGTTGATCGGGTTCTGCACGCAATGGTGGCTGCGTGGGGCTTTGGTGCGTACAGGTAGAGCAGGCACTCTGGCGCTCCCAAAGCTCGGGGGCTATGGCGTCGGCAGCCGTTGAGGTGGGCTGGGATGGAGTGATCAGCACGTCATGCAGCGGCAGGAACGACATCGGTGGCTCCTTGGGAGAAGGATGGATCAGCAAGAGCGCGGCAACGTAGAAGAGTTGTGAGCACCAGGAGCGGTACGTTCACATGGCGGTAGAGGAGGCGGATTCCCTCGTCGATGGTGCTTACCATCGCGGGGAGGTTTGCCTCAGGAAAGCGTCGGAGGAAAGCAGAGAGGGTTTCGTGCTGGTCGGCGTTGACCAGTAGCGAAGGATTGCCGGATTGGGAAAGCACGAGAGCATCGCGGAGCCAGACGAGAAGGAGTCCTAGGATGAGTTCGGCACGCATGCGGTCAGCGGAGGAGAAGAGCTGCTCGATGTGGTGTAGGAGCTCGCGTCGGAAGCGATTAGGCCTCAAGGCTATGCGCAGGAGTCCAACTGCATGGTGCCGAAGGGTTTGAATGTCGTGCTCTGCGAAGAGCCGGGCCCTTGTGTAGCTTCCTTGAGCGAACGCTGCTGCCAAGCTGGCTTCTGCAGCAGAGAGGCCGTGTCGCTGCTGGAGGGCTGTTGTGAGTTCTTCGTCCGACAGAGGGGGGCAGAAGAGCTGTTGACAGCGGGAGAGAATTGTCATCGGCAGTGAGTTGCGGCGGGAGGTGGTGAGGATGAAGACGGTGTTATCGTGAGGTTCTTCGAGGGTTTTCAGGCATGCATTAGCGGCTTCTGCTGTCATGCGGTCAGCCTCGCTGATGATGACGACACGGCGCTGGCCACGGCGCGAGGGCGTCATCGAGAGTGTCCGCTGGAGGTCGCGAATAGCGGCGATGTGGATCTGCAGGGCATTCGGTAGCGTGATATCGTGGTAAGGGTCCTCTGCCTTGCGACGGAGCTCCTCGC
This window encodes:
- a CDS encoding AAA family ATPase, which produces MAWSSIIGQHALKGFLQRAILQGRVAPAYCFWGPEGVGKDALALEFAKLLNCQSPHRSAEGIEACDVCQDCRQAARLEHPAIRLIFALPPPKTRTDGSPLLGLSDDQIALLREELRRKAEDPYHDITLPNALQIHIAAIRDLQRTLSMTPSRRGQRRVVIISEADRMTAEAANACLKTLEEPHDNTVFILTTSRRNSLPMTILSRCQQLFCPPLSDEELTTALQQRHGLSAAEASLAAAFAQGSYTRARLFAEHDIQTLRHHAVGLLRIALRPNRFRRELLHHIEQLFSSADRMRAELILGLLLVWLRDALVLSQSGNPSLLVNADQHETLSAFLRRFPEANLPAMVSTIDEGIRLLYRHVNVPLLVLTTLLRCRALADPSFSQGATDVVPAAA
- a CDS encoding Signal peptidase-like protein, with translation MSFLPLHDVLITPSQPTSTAADAIAPELWERQSACSTCTHQSPTQPPLRAEPDQPSPVVEVEFKGHRKLLCANPRQLRLQLRELVLVTVPTGTDAGYVSALGNLALRKQRLFYANAEPTNSILRKATETDQAQYERNRQEELQILQEARRLARTLPELEQMKLTDAEWQWDRRRLTLYFTAPERVDFRKYVRLLTQRFRTRIELRQIQPREETRRLGGLGPCGRELCCSTFLRECRPVPLTAVRTQLLPFNLPRLSGLCGRLKCCLLYELSFYREALQHYPPLNATVHTEAGPAKIVKLDIFREQLQLQLIETGTFLTLSLAQITDLWRQGKVELSTAPEPSSPSEGESLPPEEELA
- a CDS encoding cytochrome P460 family protein, whose product is MLRCSKLGILAAVCGVGTVLVLAVAQQNPANTIPYPQGYRSWTHIKTALLHPGHPLYNDFGGIHHIYANPKAAEALQKGATRFPDGSILVFDLLEAPTADNATTEGKRKVLAVMVKNSKRFRETGGWGYAAFAEGDPKRQIVTDMKTACHNCHAGQAHRDYVFSQWRP
- a CDS encoding MarR family winged helix-turn-helix transcriptional regulator, whose product is MTLGSKVIAALERLGRVLRSVLLADALGEDISITQAQILLQCYLQPGRLYSVTELAEELDLTQPTISDSVTSLQRKGLLQKLQREDDRRAVAVVLTAKGRATAHRLWQRQVRRFEKVLSHLSANQEVQLLHLLLQTIAAAYAEGVLRSARTCLTCRFLRRLSTEHRERQPAYFCSFLEIPLDIPDLRILCPDHEPREEERVN